One Arachis hypogaea cultivar Tifrunner chromosome 2, arahy.Tifrunner.gnm2.J5K5, whole genome shotgun sequence genomic window, gacatcttaaagaagtatatcacgtcgagggaggagaaggagcacccgacctccctactattaccttcactaaagaggacgcggctggcatcatctcgggacatgacgatcccatggtcatcactatcatatttgCCAACgttaatctccaccgcacactggtggaccaaggaagctcggctgacatcttgttcaaaaccgcattcgacaaactcggcctagaggaaaaagaacttagagcatatccgaacagcttattcggactaggagacactccaatccaacaacttggatacatctcactacacacaacatTTGAAAAAGGAAACCGGACAAGAacgctcaacatagactacatcgtggtcgacgtaagttcagcctacaatgccctgataggtcaGACAATGCTAAATCAGCTCGctgcagtagtctcgactccacatctatgcatgaagttcccaactacatAAGGGATCActacgataaaaggagaccagaaaacAGTGCCCCGCTGCTACAACGGAAGTCTgtacctcagaggcaaaggagaaggaatccacaccatcgaactcgggggagttcgaggtcgggaagaacttcgtccacaacctgaaggcgagatagaaaaagtccagatcggagatgtcccagataaaacaaccaatattggtgcAATCTTAAAAGGAGATGTAAAGGAgtccctcatacagttcttaagagataatgtcgacctcttcgcatggaaggccgcagacatgccgggcatagaccccaaactaatgtgccacaagctggcagtgtatccaggatctcggccagtacagcagaggcgtagaaaactcggaccagaaagatcccaagctgtggaagaacaggtacaagctttactagaggcaggattcataagagaagtcaagtgcccactatggctagccaaagtcattttggtaaaaaaatcaaATCGAAAGTGGTAGATGTGCACTgcttacactgatctcaacaaagcttgtccaaaagattcttatccactcccaagtatcgacgctctggtggatgctTCCTCCgaatacaaatacctctcgtttatggacgcctattcgggatacaatcaaatcccgatgtacccacctgatcaagaaaaaacctcattcttaaccccaaaagcaaactattgctacgtCATCATGTCATTCGaactcaaaaatgcaggagccacttatcaaagattaatgaataaggtcttcacaGACCATGTCGGGAAAatcatggaggtatatgtggatgacatgttagtaaagacacaaagcgatGAGTCATTATTGTCcaacctcacccaagtattcgataccataagaaggcatggcatgcgacttaacccctgCAAAATGCACATTCGCAGTAGAAGCCGGCAAATTtctgggtttcatgctcacacaaagaggaatcgaggcaaatccagataaatgtcgggctatactcgacatgaagagtccgaccTATGTCAAAGAGGAACagcaactcaatggaagattggcagccttgtccagatttctagtcggatcagcaataagatctctccccttctacgccactctaaggaagagAAAGAGGTTTAAATGGACAACGAAGTGCGAGCAggctttccaggatttcaaaaggctCCTCATGAACTCCAAATAGCGTTTGAAGTGCTCCACAAACTCCCTCAGATTGACCCATTGTGTATAAATTTTCCAAGCTGCATATTCAATGCCTCGCACCTGGATGTCGTCTTCAGTCCTGCAAAGAGTTTCCCCCGGATATGGGCATTAGACCAGGAATGCTTCTTGGCATACATCTCCACTATCCATAGATGATCCTCCAACCCATGGTCCGCCACGCTATCCGTCTATATTCTCTCAAATTCGTCAACCTCTAGATCTCCCATGAGGCATAGACGGAATTTCCTAAGAAAACCCAGCCGTCCAACTCTAGCAGTGGCGTTCCTTAACAAATGCCAGCTACACAGCCTGTGATGTATACCGGGAAAAACTGTGCTAACCGCACTCTTCATGGTGAGGTCACCATCCGTGATGACAGACTTCGGCTGTTTTTCCTTCATTGCCTCAAGGAATAACCGCAGCAACCACACATAGCTTGCTTCGCTCTCGTTGCTCAAGATGGCGCAGCCGAACACCACCGTCCTCATATGATGGTCCACCCCTGAGAATATTACCAAAGGGCACTTGTATTTGTTATGACCGTAAGTTGCATCAAAACCCAAGACATCACTGAAGACGCTGTAGTCATAACGACTTGTACCATTGCACCAGAAGAGATTTTCATCCTCTTGTCAACATCCAGCGAGTACTTCCAAAACATCCCAGAATCAGTGGTCCTTAAAGTTCCCAAGAACTTCAACGCGGACTCTGCATCTGTCGCGCCATCCCGCCTCTGCTTCTCTATCGCATTATATATGTTCTTTATCTCGAACCCAACAGTCtcgaatccgcctgactgattgGCAAACGCATGGAAAATCGTCGGCACCCACAACCCAGA contains:
- the LOC140180890 gene encoding protein FAR1-RELATED SEQUENCE 5-like translates to MQRKDRKKDPRPITRCGCEARIKVHVDDAGGRWFVEQLCDNHNHPMLDARFRGLSWSHRAVKEADLHQINSMRKSGLWVPTIFHAFANQSGGFETVGFEIKNIYNAIEKQRRDGATDAESALKFLGTLRTTDSGMFWKYSLDVDKRMKISSGVDHHMRTVVFGCAILSNESEASYVWLLRLFLEAMKEKQPKSVITDGDLTMKSAVSTVFPGIHHRLCSWHLLRNATARVGRLGFLRKFRLCLMGDLEVDEFERI